A DNA window from bacterium contains the following coding sequences:
- a CDS encoding O-antigen ligase family protein, translated as MAGAWLTFATSAVIATIFYRKPVTANLWRIILIVIVGFAISSAIVPPHWLISRFAKIEEIAAKSPEEPILERRMMIRMGLRMLLKNPFLGVGAGAFLVAYPIFLESSHYLSSHLHS; from the coding sequence GTGGCTGGAGCGTGGCTTACATTCGCTACCTCAGCCGTAATAGCAACAATCTTTTATCGGAAACCCGTCACGGCGAATTTGTGGAGAATAATACTAATAGTCATAGTCGGCTTTGCCATTTCATCCGCAATAGTTCCACCGCATTGGCTCATAAGTCGCTTCGCAAAAATTGAGGAAATAGCCGCAAAAAGCCCCGAGGAACCTATACTTGAGCGAAGAATGATGATACGAATGGGCTTAAGAATGCTTTTGAAAAATCCTTTCCTCGGTGTTGGTGCTGGAGCGTTTCTCGTGGCGTATCCTATTTTCCTCGAAAGCAGCCATTATCTTTCCTCCCACCTTCACAGCTAA
- a CDS encoding tetratricopeptide repeat protein, which yields MIFFAALFVPIFFILKKSRKKEDLLLWGIGFGTLAYALHIGIDFDWTFWGSTLPFIVILALGTKIALEDKGYLTKTWKTAFTIFCTIGFIASAFVTYASIRHDWGDLQYAPQQRLKSYKASAKLFPLSAKYWYDYGKTCKILGMNDEAAKAFARAIKLEPKNINVIYQYAFSIMRDDSSKAENEFVKAVKLAPFVQPDNQLKAALFILHRGDTAIAESILTSLTKNFDVRPGIRYTEGTVSFRYTIARAMFMPNMGNRHENP from the coding sequence TTGATATTCTTTGCAGCGCTTTTTGTGCCCATCTTTTTTATCCTCAAAAAGTCACGAAAAAAAGAGGACCTCCTTCTTTGGGGGATTGGATTCGGCACACTCGCATACGCCCTTCACATAGGAATCGACTTCGACTGGACATTCTGGGGAAGCACTCTGCCGTTTATCGTGATTCTCGCCCTGGGAACCAAAATAGCCTTGGAGGATAAAGGTTACCTCACAAAAACATGGAAGACCGCATTCACCATTTTTTGCACAATAGGATTCATTGCTTCAGCATTTGTTACCTACGCGAGCATCAGGCACGACTGGGGCGACCTGCAATACGCGCCACAACAAAGGCTCAAATCGTATAAAGCTTCTGCGAAACTTTTCCCGCTCTCGGCAAAGTACTGGTATGATTACGGCAAAACATGCAAAATCCTTGGCATGAACGACGAGGCAGCCAAGGCATTCGCACGGGCGATAAAGCTCGAGCCCAAAAACATTAATGTCATCTATCAATACGCTTTTTCAATAATGAGGGACGACTCGTCCAAAGCGGAGAACGAGTTTGTTAAAGCCGTCAAACTTGCGCCATTCGTTCAGCCAGATAATCAGCTTAAAGCGGCGCTCTTCATCCTTCACAGGGGCGACACCGCCATAGCCGAATCCATACTGACATCGCTTACGAAAAACTTCGATGTTCGGCCCGGCATCCGCTACACTGAAGGCACGGTGTCGTTTCGTTACACTATAGCTCGCGCTATGTTTATGCCAAATATGGGGAATCGACACGAAAACCCCTGA
- a CDS encoding HDIG domain-containing protein yields the protein MTRDEAIKLVSSRVSNKNLVKHMIAVGAAMRALAPRFSGDPDRWELAGILHDIDYDKTVNDFPKHGILAYQELKELGVDEDIASAVRAHPAHEGFEPKTPMEWALHIIDPLTGLIVAAALMHPTKKLSGLDVGFVMRRFKEKRFAAGANREQIKLCEEKLNIPLEEFVGIVLEAMKSVSDELGL from the coding sequence ATGACGCGCGATGAAGCCATAAAGCTCGTTAGTTCGCGGGTTTCGAACAAGAATCTTGTTAAGCACATGATAGCAGTGGGTGCGGCGATGAGGGCGTTGGCTCCCCGTTTCAGCGGTGACCCTGATCGGTGGGAACTTGCGGGTATCCTTCACGATATAGATTATGACAAAACCGTGAACGACTTTCCCAAGCACGGCATTCTGGCTTATCAGGAGCTTAAGGAACTCGGTGTGGACGAGGACATCGCCTCGGCAGTAAGAGCACATCCAGCCCACGAGGGTTTCGAGCCGAAAACTCCGATGGAATGGGCACTCCATATTATTGACCCGCTTACTGGATTAATCGTAGCTGCTGCATTGATGCACCCTACTAAGAAGCTTTCGGGACTCGATGTGGGGTTCGTTATGAGGCGTTTTAAGGAGAAGCGTTTTGCAGCTGGCGCCAACAGAGAGCAAATAAAACTTTGCGAGGAGAAGCTTAATATCCCACTTGAGGAGTTCGTTGGAATAGTTCTTGAGGCGATGAAAAGCGTATCTGATGAATTGGGTCTTTGA
- a CDS encoding thymidine phosphorylase, with protein sequence MVPTEVIKAKRDGKTVDEKALQSFVKSYVRGDVPDYQMAAFLMATYLNGMTRDEILALTKAYVESGRRLDFSDLGAPTVDKHSTGGVGDKVSIMVAPMVASCGALVPMISGRSLGHTGGTLDKLESIPGLRTNLTSRECKRILKRVGMFIAAQTDEMVPADKKIYALRNATGTIESIPLIVASIISKKVAEGAQSLVLDVKFGNGAFMKTARQARKLARELVAVGNNYGLNTAALLTDMNQPLGIAVGNALEVKEAISCLRGEGCPKDLMDVTLAVGALMLKLSGITKSVVDGKRMLVGSINSGRALERFAHWIDAQGGNPKVVAVERWRGLLIG encoded by the coding sequence ATGGTACCGACGGAAGTAATAAAAGCCAAGAGGGATGGCAAGACGGTCGATGAGAAGGCGCTGCAAAGTTTTGTCAAAAGCTATGTCAGGGGTGATGTGCCCGATTATCAGATGGCGGCTTTTTTGATGGCAACCTATCTTAACGGAATGACGCGAGATGAGATTCTTGCGCTAACCAAAGCATATGTTGAAAGCGGCCGTCGTCTGGATTTCTCCGACCTTGGCGCACCCACCGTTGACAAGCATTCGACGGGTGGAGTAGGCGATAAAGTGAGCATAATGGTAGCGCCGATGGTGGCATCATGTGGAGCTTTGGTGCCTATGATTTCAGGAAGGTCTCTTGGTCATACTGGGGGAACACTCGATAAGCTTGAATCCATTCCCGGGCTGAGAACAAATCTCACATCGAGAGAGTGCAAGCGGATACTTAAACGGGTTGGGATGTTCATAGCTGCACAGACCGATGAGATGGTTCCCGCCGACAAAAAGATTTATGCCCTAAGAAACGCCACGGGTACCATAGAGTCAATCCCGCTTATTGTGGCGAGCATAATTTCAAAAAAGGTTGCTGAGGGTGCGCAATCGCTCGTTCTCGATGTCAAGTTCGGAAACGGGGCTTTCATGAAAACCGCAAGACAGGCGAGAAAGCTCGCAAGAGAGTTGGTGGCTGTGGGCAACAATTATGGTCTAAACACGGCGGCATTGCTTACCGACATGAACCAACCCCTTGGTATTGCGGTGGGCAATGCGCTCGAGGTGAAAGAGGCGATAAGCTGCCTTCGTGGTGAGGGGTGTCCCAAAGACCTTATGGATGTAACCCTCGCCGTTGGAGCTTTGATGCTAAAGCTATCGGGCATTACGAAGTCCGTGGTTGATGGGAAAAGAATGCTTGTCGGGAGCATAAACTCCGGTAGAGCGCTGGAGAGGTTTGCTCATTGGATAGATGCTCAGGGTGGAAATCCTAAGGTGGTGGCGGTAGAGCGCTGGAGAGGTTTGCTCATTGGATAG
- a CDS encoding endonuclease III, producing the protein MKPDTIKHDSDYFVKLDKKLVEVFGIPERHCDDPTGFLVRGLLSQNTNDTNRDRAYERLKEKFSKWDDVLTADEADIADAIRVAGLAEIRAKRIKGLLMWLKKRNEGRIDASFLLEMPYDKALSLLIGVDGIGLKTAAVFLLFCGGAPLFPVDTHIKRIMVRLGAFPPKTSADKMIRVLSKVIPSDLHYRFHINLLKLGRNICTARLANCAECPISEFCEKINI; encoded by the coding sequence ATGAAACCTGATACAATAAAACATGATTCTGATTATTTCGTTAAACTTGATAAGAAATTGGTGGAAGTCTTTGGGATACCCGAACGACACTGCGACGACCCGACGGGTTTTCTTGTTAGAGGGCTACTATCGCAAAACACGAATGACACTAATCGTGACCGAGCATACGAACGACTAAAAGAAAAGTTTAGCAAATGGGATGATGTTTTAACAGCTGATGAGGCTGACATAGCTGATGCGATAAGAGTAGCCGGTCTGGCTGAGATAAGAGCAAAAAGGATAAAAGGGCTTCTTATGTGGCTTAAAAAGAGGAACGAAGGCAGAATAGATGCCTCGTTTTTGCTTGAAATGCCTTACGATAAGGCTTTGTCGCTGCTTATTGGTGTGGATGGCATAGGGCTCAAGACAGCCGCAGTGTTTTTGTTATTTTGTGGTGGTGCCCCGCTTTTTCCTGTCGATACGCACATAAAAAGAATAATGGTAAGGCTTGGGGCTTTTCCCCCTAAAACATCGGCAGATAAGATGATAAGGGTGCTATCAAAAGTAATACCGAGTGATTTACATTATAGGTTTCACATAAATCTTCTCAAACTCGGACGAAATATTTGCACAGCACGCTTAGCCAACTGCGCTGAATGCCCGATATCGGAATTTTGCGAAAAAATTAATATTTAG
- a CDS encoding T9SS type A sorting domain-containing protein: MRTKIILLLTILAFGVAYCGRGGPDGFGYTWIDSDEPGGPTFNWIDIKSTGTNLHYRDDNYTLVRLSHPFNYYNIDYDTVTICSNGWIALGTWRTTTAGGYDIPHTTLPNNTIAAFWTDLFPQMSDTGQVYYQDLGDKFVVSYIDIPEYYPTYPKQTFQIILDYRRREIILQYLQVTRLASPGHRARIGWENRDGTDGIQIGIWTQTGGYLHDLLAVRIRAVPVATPPYFNGFANPYEKDFKAVPDSGWEIGFPPISWSALYLGIPSPLYIWGTKMSDMYSNNAEWYLYTPHLDLFDAVYPIMDFWHYYSMQTGLDGGVFEVSTDEGSTWVVIEPEDGYPVVMTGGPLAGQRAFSGHSHGWEYCSFDLRPYIGMEIMGRFKFISNATVTDTGWYIDNFGLHNAFGVVKGKVDLRYSDNDSGAEVRIMGTNSYAITNTAGEFFIDSVVVGSHYLQLRCSSYVAVDSIPFTINRFDTIEMYLQMSPIFYFSDFDEDSGGLIPKPIGGWQWGKPEFMVGPENAYSDSFCWGTNLHGDYDDSVNWQLILPVNIRRSPYPVVTFYTWYRFNGEFLNILWDGGNVKVSADSGRTWKLVYPTCNYDGTVSPHNPFIGGEPAFGGVANGDYWRKVLFPLYCVGGESLILIKFEIGSDAAGTEVGWYIDDILVYEDSVAWTMEPAKPKIALDITASPNPFNSSCLIKFSTTTPNASAYIVDLGGRRVKSFGPFTKPDVYRIRWSPKNLPSGVYFLKLVDGTQILTKKIVFMK, encoded by the coding sequence ATGAGAACAAAAATTATATTACTATTAACCATCCTCGCTTTTGGGGTAGCCTACTGTGGCAGAGGGGGTCCTGACGGATTTGGTTACACATGGATAGATTCTGATGAACCTGGTGGACCAACTTTCAACTGGATCGACATAAAATCCACCGGCACGAACCTTCACTACCGAGACGATAACTACACTCTCGTCAGGTTGAGCCATCCATTTAATTATTATAATATTGACTACGATACCGTTACTATTTGCTCGAACGGCTGGATTGCACTCGGCACCTGGCGAACTACTACAGCAGGTGGTTACGACATACCACACACCACCTTGCCTAACAATACTATAGCCGCATTCTGGACAGACCTCTTTCCCCAAATGAGCGACACTGGGCAGGTCTACTATCAGGACCTTGGTGATAAATTCGTAGTTTCCTACATCGACATTCCAGAATATTACCCAACATATCCGAAACAAACATTTCAGATAATTCTCGATTATCGAAGAAGGGAGATAATCCTTCAGTATCTTCAGGTTACTCGACTTGCCTCACCAGGACATAGGGCGAGGATAGGCTGGGAAAACAGAGATGGTACCGATGGCATCCAGATTGGCATCTGGACGCAAACAGGCGGATACCTACACGACCTCCTTGCCGTGAGAATTCGAGCGGTCCCGGTGGCGACGCCGCCTTATTTTAATGGGTTCGCAAACCCTTACGAAAAGGACTTTAAGGCAGTGCCCGACTCGGGCTGGGAAATAGGATTTCCTCCCATATCGTGGTCAGCATTATACCTGGGCATACCAAGCCCGCTTTATATCTGGGGCACGAAGATGAGCGACATGTACAGCAACAACGCAGAATGGTATCTTTACACCCCTCACCTCGATCTTTTCGACGCTGTTTATCCCATTATGGATTTCTGGCATTATTACTCCATGCAAACAGGGCTTGATGGTGGTGTTTTTGAGGTTTCCACTGACGAGGGGTCAACATGGGTGGTTATTGAACCGGAAGATGGCTATCCTGTTGTCATGACCGGCGGTCCACTTGCTGGCCAAAGAGCATTCTCAGGTCATTCTCATGGATGGGAGTATTGCTCATTTGACCTCAGACCTTACATTGGCATGGAGATAATGGGCAGATTCAAATTCATCTCGAATGCTACTGTTACAGACACCGGCTGGTATATCGATAACTTCGGTTTGCATAATGCTTTTGGCGTGGTCAAGGGCAAAGTTGACCTGAGATACTCTGATAACGATTCAGGAGCTGAAGTTCGAATAATGGGAACCAACAGTTACGCTATTACTAATACTGCAGGAGAGTTCTTCATCGATTCCGTGGTGGTGGGCAGCCATTATCTGCAGCTAAGATGCTCGAGCTATGTGGCGGTGGACTCGATACCGTTCACGATAAACCGATTTGACACCATCGAAATGTATCTTCAAATGTCGCCGATATTCTACTTCTCCGACTTCGATGAGGACAGCGGTGGATTGATACCCAAACCCATAGGCGGCTGGCAGTGGGGCAAGCCCGAGTTCATGGTCGGCCCTGAGAATGCTTACTCGGATTCGTTTTGCTGGGGCACCAATCTTCACGGCGACTATGACGACAGCGTTAACTGGCAACTAATACTGCCGGTCAACATAAGACGGTCACCATATCCTGTGGTTACTTTCTACACCTGGTACAGATTCAACGGTGAATTCCTAAACATCCTGTGGGATGGCGGCAATGTGAAGGTTTCCGCTGACAGCGGACGAACATGGAAACTGGTTTATCCCACCTGCAACTATGATGGCACAGTAAGTCCACACAATCCCTTCATAGGCGGCGAACCAGCATTCGGTGGAGTAGCAAACGGCGACTACTGGCGGAAAGTCCTTTTCCCGCTTTATTGCGTTGGTGGAGAATCTTTGATACTAATAAAGTTCGAGATAGGAAGCGATGCTGCGGGAACAGAGGTAGGATGGTACATAGACGATATACTGGTTTACGAGGATTCGGTAGCATGGACTATGGAACCTGCAAAACCAAAAATAGCACTCGACATCACAGCATCACCAAACCCCTTCAACAGCTCGTGTTTGATAAAATTCAGCACCACCACACCCAACGCTTCCGCATACATAGTCGACCTTGGGGGCAGACGAGTTAAGTCATTCGGGCCGTTCACGAAACCTGATGTATACAGGATACGATGGAGTCCGAAGAACCTGCCAAGTGGAGTTTACTTCCTAAAACTCGTTGATGGAACACAGATTTTAACGAAAAAAATAGTCTTTATGAAGTAA